One Mercurialis annua linkage group LG3, ddMerAnnu1.2, whole genome shotgun sequence DNA window includes the following coding sequences:
- the LOC126673981 gene encoding F-box/FBD/LRR-repeat protein At1g13570-like isoform X1: MIEKGRTFDILLCFSFVRTSNVFHCLVYCVSPFQLLNSHQSVKYSYCFISIYTSLLKHPHKEEKQVKQQRKGKLEIMDNQPVKKIDNSSRSDRISNLPNHIIDNILSCLSIHEAVGTSILSKKWRFRWRYLPNLVFDDTFYETSMRSSTTKPSITKFFLDIYSILLLHQGPIMNFTFYVPSLDSFSEIDRLMLYLSEKDVQEFFLNIEGSSHIDRLPSFLFSCVTMRRLTLTCCSFTVPLAFQGFVTLISLKFQSVRFKTNLFETFISKCPLLETLSIKSCSGIDDLDIDIPYLKYFHFHGPFKAICFRKTCLHLSKVIISNSTSADNFSGPKTSEPTKLFESLPAIDHLRLGYQFVDYLIDRTVPIKLSATLDCLRVLNLSEMCFRYPEHVSVVLRLIVSSLNLQFLAIESFAYTDEIPLLAPELLKVEGLLDNALKKLRVVKMTLPNAEIEPELEFIKFLLAESVALEKMIIQPSEETEPKQALNILKEITRFQRSSKKAEILFLDPQYDDE; encoded by the exons ATGATTGAGAAAGGAAGGACATTTGATATCCTTCtatgtttttcttttgttcGAACTTCCAACGTGTTCCACTGTCTTGTGTattgtgtttcaccttttcaacttCTCAACTCGCATCAATCCGTCAAATACTCTTACTGTTTTATATCTATATATACAAGTTTGTTAAAGCATCCACACAAAGAAGAGAAACAAGTAAAGCAGCAAAGGAAGGGGAAACTGGAAATTATG gaTAACCAGCCGGTCAAAAAGATTGATAACAGCTCAAGATCGGATAGAATCAGTAACTTGCCGAATCATATCATAGATAACATTCTAAGTTGTCTGTCGATTCATGAAGCAGTTGGGACTAGTATTTTGTCAAAGAAATGGAGGTTCAGGTGGAGATATCTTCCCAATTTGGTATTTGACGATACTTTTTATGAGACGTCAATGCGATCTTCTACTACAAAACCTAGCATTACTAAATTCTTTCTTGATATCTATAGCATTCTATTGCTTCATCAAGGACCCATTatgaattttactttttatgttCCATCGTTGGACAGTTTTTCTGAGATTGACCGGTTAATGCTTTATTTGAGCGAAAAAGATGTTCAAGAATTTTTCTTAAACATTGAAGGAAGTTCCCATATCGACCGGTTGCCATCATTTCTGTTCTCATGCGTGACAATGAGGCGCTTGACCTTAACCTGCTGTTCTTTCACAGTTCCATTGGCATTTCAAGGATTTGTTACGTTGATTTCTCTTAAGTTTCAGTCTGTTCGTTTTAAAACCAAtttatttgaaacttttatCTCCAAATGCCCATTACTTGAAACACTTTCTATAAAATCTTGTAGTGGTATTGATGACCTTGATATTGACATTCCTTATCTCAAGTACTTTCACTTCCATGGTCCTTTTAAGGCTATTTGTTTTAGGAAAACTTGTCTGCATCTTTCAAAAGTTATAATCAGTAATAGTACATCTGCTGATAACTTTTCTGGACCCAAGACCTCTGAACCGACCAAGCTTTTCGAATCTCTGCCTGCCATCGACCACTTGCGTCTCGGATATCAGTTTGTGGAT TACCTGATTGATCGAACAGTGCCGATAAAACTTTCAGCTACTCTTGATTGTCTTAGAGTTCTCAACCTGTCTGAAATGTGTTTTCGGTATCCCGAACATGTCTCTGTTGTTCTTCGCTTGATTGTGAGCTCTCTTAACTTACAGTTTCTTGCGATTGAG TCTTTTGCATATACGGATGAAATCCCGCTTCTTGCTCCGGAACTTTTAAAAGTAGAAGGCCTCTTAGATAATGCACTTAAAAAGCTTCGAGTGGTGAAGATGACGCTCCCAAACGCAGAAATAGAACCTGAACTAGAATTTATTAAGTTTCTATTGGCTGAATCAGTAGCACTTGAAAAGATGATTATACAGCCTTCCGAAGAAACAGAACCTAAACAAGCACTAAATATTTTGAAAGAGATAACTCGATTTCAACGTTCATCTAAGAAAGCAGAAATTCTATTCCTAGATCCTCAATATGATGATGAATGA
- the LOC126673986 gene encoding F-box/FBD/LRR-repeat protein At1g13570-like produces the protein MAKKLGKSSGSDRISNLPSEIIDNILICLPIHEAVRTSILSKKWRFQWSSLPHLVFDDTFYQRSIGPSVSKPNITKLFLNIFTVLLFHQGPILNFTFNLPSLRSCPQIDQVILYLSRNEVHEIFFEIDPRHYYKIPLFLFSCVTLRRLTLSSCSVTLPLTFQGFANLISLRFEFVDFKTNVFETFISKCPSLETLFIIQSVIDNLHIDIPYLKVFEFSGDFKSIYFGKSCHHLSTVIFNEGFYADGAFKPKELFKSLPFVEHLRLGYEFVYYLIEEIMPRELSLGCLRVLELDIAFWYRNDIYTALCLIVSAPSLEKLHIWSFATDGETDRHAAEFLEEEKLLDHDLKKLRVVKMETGYTKAIKPELDFIKFILAGSVELEKMFVKPYKETVAAERHRMLKKITRFRRASKKAEIVYLDSGDSGEVSSDSSEGYDVDYAC, from the exons ATG GCTAAAAAGCTTGGAAAAAGCTCAGGATCTGATAGAATCAGTAACTTGCCGAGTGAAATCATAGATAATATTCTAATCTGTCTGCCCATTCACGAAGCAGTTAGGACCAGTATCTTGTCCAAAAAATGGAGGTTCCAGTGGTCATCTCTTCCCCACTTGGTATTTGATGATACTTTTTATCAGAGATCGATAGGACCCTCTGTTTCAAAACCTAACATTACTAAACTATTTCTTAATATCTTTACAGTTCTGTTGTTTCACCAGGGCCCCATTttgaattttacttttaatcttCCTTCCTTAAGAAGTTGTCCTCAGATTGACCAGGTTATTCTTTATCTGAGCCGAAACGAAGTTCATGAAATTTTCTTCGAGATTGATCCTAGGCATTACTATAAAATACCATTATTTCTGTTCTCATGTGTGACATTGAGGCGCTTGACTTTGTCCTCGTGTTCCGTCACCCTTCCATTGACATTTCAAGGGTTTGCTAACTTGATTTCTCTTAGGtttgagtttgttgattttaaaaccaatgtatttgaaacTTTCATCTCCAAATGCCCCTCACTTGAAACGCTTTTTATAATACAAAGTGTCATCGATAACCTCCATATAGACATTCCGTACCTTAAGGTCTTTGAGTTCTCTGGTgatttcaagtctatttattTCGGAAAATCTTGTCACCATCTTTCAACAGTTATATTTAATGAAGGTTTCTACGCTGATGGGGCCTTTAAACCGAAAGAGCTTTTCAAAAGTCTGCCTTTTGTCGAGCACTTGCGTCTCGGATATGAATTTGTGTAT TACCTGATTGAAGAAATAATGCCAAGAGAACTTTCTCTCGGCTGTCTAAGAGTTCTCGAGCTGGATATTGCTTTTTGGTATAGGAACGATATCTACACTGCTCTTTGCTTGATTGTGAGCGCTCCTAGCTTAGAGAAGCTTCATATTTGG TCTTTTGCAACTGATGGTGAAACTGATCGTCATGCTGCTGAATTTCTAGAAGAAGAAAAGCTATTAGATCATGATCTGAAAAAACTTAGAGTAGTGAAGATGGAGACTGGATACACAAAAGCAATAAAACCTGAActtgattttattaagtttaTACTGGCTGGATCAGTGGAACTAGAAAAGATGTTTGTTAAGCCTTACAAAGAAACAGTTGCTGCAGAAAGACATAGGATGCTGAAAAAGATAACTCGATTTCGACGTGCATCAAAGAAAGCAGAAATTGTGTACTTGGATTCTGGCGATTCTGGTGAAGTTAGCAGTGACAGCAGTGAAGGTTATGATGTTGATTATGCCTGCTaa
- the LOC126672844 gene encoding F-box/FBD/LRR-repeat protein At1g13570-like, translated as MQLKSNTRPKTMSVNHSNLDRISDLPEDVIENILMLLPIRDAVRTSILSRKWRNKWADVPQLLFDTTFTPISQESQTNKHLVTIYEVLLLHSGPIHTFDLSFPGLKSCPEIDRFILFLSRKGVQDFKLRISSGSPHKLPSYLFSCLYLKCLVLGLCVLTPPPSFKGFSTLISLKLQDVQLPSNYKDFICNCWLLEELMLESCSAISCLNISCPKLKLLYFNGYYRTLRFRNMPHLATVSIYWISAKSEVLKLPDFVRVLHSLPALKYLSVDDYFLEALTRLPTPLMHLKTIRTFYVCFSSLEEVISVFHLLRSSPNLQNLQIEMCSEAVKPSEQEAEEFLKAEGQSEYSLNQLRKAKLQKFNGSRPEVEFVKFLLAKSPVLETISLQPHEGMSNDEQLAILKEIIQFRRTSPNAQIICEKFVADAVVVVSM; from the exons ATGCAACTCAAA AGCAATACCCGTCCCAAGACAATGTCTGTTAATCATTCAAATTTAGATAGAATCAGTGACTTACCAGAAGATGTCATTGAGAATATACTCATGTTGTTGCCAATTCGAGATGCAGTAAGAACTAGTATCTTGTCAAGAAAATGGAGGAACAAATGGGCAGATGTTCCTCAACTTCTATTCGACACTACTTTTACTCCGATAAGTCAAGAATCGCAAACTAATAAACATCTCGTTACCATATATGAAGTATTATTGCTTCACTCTGGACCAATTCATACATTCGATCTCTCCTTTCCTGGATTGAAAAGTTGTCCTGAGATTGACCGATTCATTCTTTTCCTGTCTAGAAAAGGTGTTCAAGATTTCAAACTTCGCATCTCATCTGGATCCCCTCACAAATTGCCCTCATACCTCTTTTCATGTCTGTATCTAAAATGTCTTGTTCTGGGTTTGTGTGTACTCACACCTCCACCTTCATTCAAAGGCTTTAGCACACTCATTAGTCTAAAGCTTCAGGATGTCCAACTTCCTTCAAACTATAAAGATTTTATCTGCAATTGTTGGTTACTTGAAGAGCTGATGTTGGAGTCGTGCTCAGCTATCTCTTGCCTTAATATCAGTTGTCCTAAACTCAAACTTCTTTATTTTAATGGTTATTACCGAACTTTGCGCTTTAGAAATATGCCCCATCTTGCAACAGTGTCAATTTATTGGATTTCAGCTAAATCTGAGGTATTGAAATTACCTGATTTTGTTCGGGTACTACATAGTTTACCTGCATTGAAGTACCTGAGTGTAGATGATTATTTTCTGGAG GCGTTGACGAGGCTTCCAACTCCTTTGATGCACTTGAAAACTATTAGAACTTTTTATGTATGCTTTAGTAGTTTGGAGGAAGTCATATCTGTTTTTCACTTGCTTAGAAGCTCTCCTAACTTGCAAAACCTTCAAATTGAG ATGTGCTCAGAAGCTGTTAAACCTTCTGAACAAGAAGCTGAAGAATTCTTAAAAGCTGAAGGGCAGTCAGAGTACTCCTTAAACCAACTTCGGAAAGCAAAGTTGCAAAAGTTTAACGGTAGTAGACCTGAAGTAGAGTTTGTCAAGTTTTTGTTAGCCAAATCACCTGTGCTTGAGACAATATCTCTGCAGCCTCATGAAGGGATGTCCAATGACGAACAACTTGCAATATTGAAGGAGATTATTCAATTTCGCCGTACATCACCTAATGCACAAATCATTTGTGAGAAATTTGTTGCGGATGCTGTTGTAGTAGTTAGCATGTGA
- the LOC126673981 gene encoding F-box/FBD/LRR-repeat protein At1g13570-like isoform X2: MDNQPVKKIDNSSRSDRISNLPNHIIDNILSCLSIHEAVGTSILSKKWRFRWRYLPNLVFDDTFYETSMRSSTTKPSITKFFLDIYSILLLHQGPIMNFTFYVPSLDSFSEIDRLMLYLSEKDVQEFFLNIEGSSHIDRLPSFLFSCVTMRRLTLTCCSFTVPLAFQGFVTLISLKFQSVRFKTNLFETFISKCPLLETLSIKSCSGIDDLDIDIPYLKYFHFHGPFKAICFRKTCLHLSKVIISNSTSADNFSGPKTSEPTKLFESLPAIDHLRLGYQFVDYLIDRTVPIKLSATLDCLRVLNLSEMCFRYPEHVSVVLRLIVSSLNLQFLAIESFAYTDEIPLLAPELLKVEGLLDNALKKLRVVKMTLPNAEIEPELEFIKFLLAESVALEKMIIQPSEETEPKQALNILKEITRFQRSSKKAEILFLDPQYDDE, translated from the exons ATG gaTAACCAGCCGGTCAAAAAGATTGATAACAGCTCAAGATCGGATAGAATCAGTAACTTGCCGAATCATATCATAGATAACATTCTAAGTTGTCTGTCGATTCATGAAGCAGTTGGGACTAGTATTTTGTCAAAGAAATGGAGGTTCAGGTGGAGATATCTTCCCAATTTGGTATTTGACGATACTTTTTATGAGACGTCAATGCGATCTTCTACTACAAAACCTAGCATTACTAAATTCTTTCTTGATATCTATAGCATTCTATTGCTTCATCAAGGACCCATTatgaattttactttttatgttCCATCGTTGGACAGTTTTTCTGAGATTGACCGGTTAATGCTTTATTTGAGCGAAAAAGATGTTCAAGAATTTTTCTTAAACATTGAAGGAAGTTCCCATATCGACCGGTTGCCATCATTTCTGTTCTCATGCGTGACAATGAGGCGCTTGACCTTAACCTGCTGTTCTTTCACAGTTCCATTGGCATTTCAAGGATTTGTTACGTTGATTTCTCTTAAGTTTCAGTCTGTTCGTTTTAAAACCAAtttatttgaaacttttatCTCCAAATGCCCATTACTTGAAACACTTTCTATAAAATCTTGTAGTGGTATTGATGACCTTGATATTGACATTCCTTATCTCAAGTACTTTCACTTCCATGGTCCTTTTAAGGCTATTTGTTTTAGGAAAACTTGTCTGCATCTTTCAAAAGTTATAATCAGTAATAGTACATCTGCTGATAACTTTTCTGGACCCAAGACCTCTGAACCGACCAAGCTTTTCGAATCTCTGCCTGCCATCGACCACTTGCGTCTCGGATATCAGTTTGTGGAT TACCTGATTGATCGAACAGTGCCGATAAAACTTTCAGCTACTCTTGATTGTCTTAGAGTTCTCAACCTGTCTGAAATGTGTTTTCGGTATCCCGAACATGTCTCTGTTGTTCTTCGCTTGATTGTGAGCTCTCTTAACTTACAGTTTCTTGCGATTGAG TCTTTTGCATATACGGATGAAATCCCGCTTCTTGCTCCGGAACTTTTAAAAGTAGAAGGCCTCTTAGATAATGCACTTAAAAAGCTTCGAGTGGTGAAGATGACGCTCCCAAACGCAGAAATAGAACCTGAACTAGAATTTATTAAGTTTCTATTGGCTGAATCAGTAGCACTTGAAAAGATGATTATACAGCCTTCCGAAGAAACAGAACCTAAACAAGCACTAAATATTTTGAAAGAGATAACTCGATTTCAACGTTCATCTAAGAAAGCAGAAATTCTATTCCTAGATCCTCAATATGATGATGAATGA
- the LOC126673988 gene encoding F-box/FBD/LRR-repeat protein At1g13570-like isoform X2, with protein MAKRNTRPRKMSVHHSDLDRISDLPENVLEKVVMCLPIRDAVRTSILSKNWRNKWADAPQLIFDTTFTPMRQVSQTNKHLVTVYEVLLLHSGPIHKFTLSFPGLKSCPEIDRLIHFLSRKGVQDLKLCISTGNSHKLPSYLFSCLDLKYLCLSLCILTPPTKFQGFRTLIRLKLLNVQLPSNFKNFICNCWSLEELMLDDCSDISCLEISCPKLKLLYFNGSYQTLRIRNMPHLATVSIYVIDVKSEGLKVQGLLLHNLPALKYLSVDDYFLKFYSEAVEPFELLDAEELLKAEGQSDYSLNHLQGVKLQNFNGSRPEIEFVKFLLAKSPVLGKISLQPHSGISNDKKLAILEEMIQFRRTSPNAQIICEKFVAEFADVVVNM; from the exons ATGGCTAAG CGCAATACCCGTCCCAGGAAAATGTCCGTTCATCATTCAGACTTAGATAGAATCAGCGACTTGCCAGAAAATGTCCTTGAGAAAGTAGTGATGTGTTTGCCAATTCGAGATGCAGTAAGAACTAGTATATTGTCAAAAAACTGGAGGAACAAATGGGCAGATGCTCCTCAACTTATATTTGACACTACCTTTACACCGATGAGGCAGGTTTCACAAACTAATAAACATCTCGTTACCGTATATGAAGTCTTATTACTTCACTCTGGACCAATTCATAAATTCACTCTCTCCTTTCCTGGATTGAAAAGTTGTCCTGAAATTGACCGGTTGATTCATTTCCTGTCTAGAAAAGGTGTTCAAGATTTGAAGCTTTGCATCTCAACTGGAAACTCCCACAAATTGCCTTCATACCTCTTTTCATGTTTGGATCTAAAATATCTGTGTCTGAGTTTGTGTATACTCACACCTCCAACTAAATTCCAAGGATTTCGTACACTCATTCGTTTAAAACTTCTGAATGTCCAACTTCCttcaaactttaaaaacttTATCTGCAATTGTTGGTCACTCGAAGAGCTGATGTTGGATGACTGCTCAGATATCTCTTGCCTTGAGATCAGCTGTCCTAAACTAAAACTTCTTTATTTTAATGGCTCTTACCAAACTTTGCGCATAAGAAATATGCCTCATCTTGCAACAGTGTCAATTTATGTGATTGATGTTAAATCCGAGGGATTGAAAGTTCAGGGACTGCTGCTACATAATTTACCTGCATTGAAGTACCTGAGTGTAGATGATTATTTTCTGAAG TTTTATTCAGAAGCTGTTGAACCTTTTGAACTCTTGGATGCTGAAGAGCTCTTAAAAGCTGAAGGGCAGTCCGATTACTCCTTAAACCATCTTCAAGGAGTGAAGTTGCAAAATTTTAACGGTAGCAGGCCGGAAATAGAGTTTGTCAAGTTTCTGTTAGCCAAATCACCTGTTCTCGGGAAAATATCTTTGCAGCCACATTCAGGGATATCCAATGACAAAAAACTTGCAATATTGGAGGAGATGATTCAATTTCGCCGTACATCACCCAATGCACAAATCATTTGTGAGAAATTTGTTGCCGAGTTTGCTGATGTAGTAGTTAACATGTGA
- the LOC126673987 gene encoding F-box/FBD/LRR-repeat protein At1g13570-like codes for MAKSNTRPTKMSVRHSTLDRISDLPENVLENILLCLPIRDAVRTSSLSKKWRNKWEDAPQLIFDTTFAPTTQRTQINKLLMTIYEVLLLHSGPIHKFTLSFPGLRSCLEIDRLVLFLSRKGVREFKLCISIGSLHKLPSYLFSCLQLKHLSLRSCIFTPPPTFKGFSTLITLKLQEVQFPQNFKDFISNCCLLEELMLDSCTDLSRLEINCPKLKLLYYIGSYQTLCFKNMPHLAAVSIYEIEAKSEGMKIPDLVQVLHSLPALKYLSVDYYFLKTLVGLPTPLKHLKSIIIYFVSFTKLEEVTSVFHLLRSSPNLQDLQIEMYPEAGAYAIKPVELLEAEQLLKVEGQSKYSLNQLRKVKLQKFNGSRPEVEFVKFLLAKSPVLETISLQPHEGTSNDKQLAILMEIIRFRRASTNAEIICEKFVEEYDDDIVSM; via the exons ATGGCTAAG AGCAATACCCGTCCCACGAAAATGTCCGTTCGTCATTCAACTTTAGATAGGATCAGTGACTTACCAGAAAATGTCCTTGAGAATATACTCTTGTGCTTGCCAATTCGAGATGCAGTACGAACTAGTAGCTTGTCAAAAAAATGGAGGAACAAATGGGAAGATGCTCCTCAGCTTATATTCGACACTACTTTTGCACCGACAACACAGCGAACACAAATCAATAAACTTTTGATGACCATTTATGAAGTGTTATTACTTCACTCTGGTCCAATACATAAGTTCACTCTCTCCTTTCCTGGATTGAGAAGCTGTCTTGAGATTGACCGGTTGGTTCTTTTCCTGTCTAGAAAAGGTGTTCGAGAATTCAAACTTTGCATCTCAATCGGATCCCTGCACAAATTGCCTTCGTACCTTTTTTCATGTTTGCAATTAAAACATCTGAGTCTGCGTTCGTGCATATTTACTCCTCCACCTACATTCAAAGGATTTAGCACACTCATTACTCTAAAGCTTCAGGAAGTTCAGTTTCCTCAGAACTTTAAGGATTTTATCTCTAACTGTTGCTTACTCGAAGAGTTGATGTTGGATTCATGCACAGATCTCTCTCGTCTTGAGATCAATTGCCCTAAACTCAAACTCCTTTATTATATTGGTTCTTACCAAACTTTGTGCTTTAAAAATATGCCTCATCTTGCAGCAGTGTCAATTTATGAAATTGAAGCTAAATCCGAGGGAATGAAAATACCTGATTTGGTTCAGGTACTACATAGTTTACCTGCATTGAAGTACCTGAGTGTGGATTATTATTTTCTGAAG ACCTTGGTCGGGCTTCCAACCCCTTTGAAGCACTTGAAaagtattataatttatttcgtATCCTTTACTAAATTGGAGGAAGTCACATCTGTTTTTCACTTGCTTAGAAGCTCCCCTAACTTGCAAGACCTTCAAATTGAG ATGTATCCAGAAGCAGGAGCCTATGCCATTAAACCTGTTGAACTCTTAGAAGCTGAACAACTCTTAAAAGTTGAAGGGCAGTCAAAGTACTCGTTAAACCAACTTCGGAAAGTAAAGTTGCAAAAGTTCAACGGTAGTAGACCGGAAGTAGAGTTTGTCAAGTTTCTGTTAGCCAAATCACCTGTGCTTGAGACAATATCTCTGCAGCCTCATGAAGGGACGTCCAATGACAAACAACTTGCAATATTAATGGAGATAATTCGATTTCGGCGTGCATCAACTAATGCAGAAATCATTTGTGAGAAATTTGTTGAAGAGTACGATGATGATATAGTTAGTATGTGA
- the LOC126673988 gene encoding F-box/FBD/LRR-repeat protein At1g13570-like isoform X1 — MAKRNTRPRKMSVHHSDLDRISDLPENVLEKVVMCLPIRDAVRTSILSKNWRNKWADAPQLIFDTTFTPMRQVSQTNKHLVTVYEVLLLHSGPIHKFTLSFPGLKSCPEIDRLIHFLSRKGVQDLKLCISTGNSHKLPSYLFSCLDLKYLCLSLCILTPPTKFQGFRTLIRLKLLNVQLPSNFKNFICNCWSLEELMLDDCSDISCLEISCPKLKLLYFNGSYQTLRIRNMPHLATVSIYVIDVKSEGLKVQGLLLHNLPALKYLSVDDYFLKSLVVHNALKRLPTPLEHLKTIRTFYVSFSKLEEVTSVFHLLRSSPNLQNLQIEFYSEAVEPFELLDAEELLKAEGQSDYSLNHLQGVKLQNFNGSRPEIEFVKFLLAKSPVLGKISLQPHSGISNDKKLAILEEMIQFRRTSPNAQIICEKFVAEFADVVVNM, encoded by the exons ATGGCTAAG CGCAATACCCGTCCCAGGAAAATGTCCGTTCATCATTCAGACTTAGATAGAATCAGCGACTTGCCAGAAAATGTCCTTGAGAAAGTAGTGATGTGTTTGCCAATTCGAGATGCAGTAAGAACTAGTATATTGTCAAAAAACTGGAGGAACAAATGGGCAGATGCTCCTCAACTTATATTTGACACTACCTTTACACCGATGAGGCAGGTTTCACAAACTAATAAACATCTCGTTACCGTATATGAAGTCTTATTACTTCACTCTGGACCAATTCATAAATTCACTCTCTCCTTTCCTGGATTGAAAAGTTGTCCTGAAATTGACCGGTTGATTCATTTCCTGTCTAGAAAAGGTGTTCAAGATTTGAAGCTTTGCATCTCAACTGGAAACTCCCACAAATTGCCTTCATACCTCTTTTCATGTTTGGATCTAAAATATCTGTGTCTGAGTTTGTGTATACTCACACCTCCAACTAAATTCCAAGGATTTCGTACACTCATTCGTTTAAAACTTCTGAATGTCCAACTTCCttcaaactttaaaaacttTATCTGCAATTGTTGGTCACTCGAAGAGCTGATGTTGGATGACTGCTCAGATATCTCTTGCCTTGAGATCAGCTGTCCTAAACTAAAACTTCTTTATTTTAATGGCTCTTACCAAACTTTGCGCATAAGAAATATGCCTCATCTTGCAACAGTGTCAATTTATGTGATTGATGTTAAATCCGAGGGATTGAAAGTTCAGGGACTGCTGCTACATAATTTACCTGCATTGAAGTACCTGAGTGTAGATGATTATTTTCTGAAG AGTTTGGTCGTTCATAACGCATTGAAGAGGCTTCCAACTCCTTTGGAACACTTGAAAACTATTAGAACTTTTTATGTATCCTTTAGTAAATTGGAGGAAGTCACATCTGTTTTTCACTTGCTTAGAAGCTCTCCTAACTTGCAAAACCTTCAAATAGAG TTTTATTCAGAAGCTGTTGAACCTTTTGAACTCTTGGATGCTGAAGAGCTCTTAAAAGCTGAAGGGCAGTCCGATTACTCCTTAAACCATCTTCAAGGAGTGAAGTTGCAAAATTTTAACGGTAGCAGGCCGGAAATAGAGTTTGTCAAGTTTCTGTTAGCCAAATCACCTGTTCTCGGGAAAATATCTTTGCAGCCACATTCAGGGATATCCAATGACAAAAAACTTGCAATATTGGAGGAGATGATTCAATTTCGCCGTACATCACCCAATGCACAAATCATTTGTGAGAAATTTGTTGCCGAGTTTGCTGATGTAGTAGTTAACATGTGA